One region of Mesobacillus boroniphilus genomic DNA includes:
- a CDS encoding branched-chain amino acid ABC transporter permease produces the protein MEILVQQLFNGLTIGSVYALVALGLTLVYGILHIPNFAHGALYMMGGYITLMMMVQYGLHYWLAILVSVIVVGLIGVLMERLVFYPLRHAPPIHDKIAAIGILLFLEAFAQYVWGADYQTMPTPYGQVIQLFGLTFTMQRLLIIIAAIAVMVLLYLFLKKTYTGSSIIAMSQDRDGANLVGINTNRVAMLTFLISGGLAAIASSLAAPINLVFPGMGQLVILKAFVIIILGGMGSIPGAIIGGYILGFSESLGATYISNDYKDIIAFILLVIILSVKPTGLFAKGGH, from the coding sequence ATGGAGATTTTGGTTCAGCAGCTGTTCAATGGGCTTACCATAGGTAGTGTTTATGCACTAGTGGCCCTTGGGCTTACTCTAGTTTATGGTATCCTTCATATTCCGAATTTCGCTCACGGTGCCCTATACATGATGGGTGGTTATATCACCTTGATGATGATGGTCCAGTACGGGCTTCATTATTGGCTGGCTATCCTTGTTTCTGTCATTGTTGTCGGACTTATTGGTGTACTGATGGAAAGATTAGTTTTTTACCCATTAAGACATGCACCTCCTATACACGACAAAATTGCGGCAATTGGAATACTGTTGTTTCTGGAAGCTTTTGCCCAATATGTCTGGGGAGCTGACTACCAAACAATGCCTACGCCATATGGCCAGGTCATCCAGTTGTTCGGATTGACCTTTACTATGCAAAGATTACTAATCATCATTGCGGCGATTGCCGTCATGGTACTGCTTTACCTTTTCCTAAAAAAGACTTATACAGGGTCATCCATTATCGCAATGTCACAGGACCGTGACGGGGCTAACCTCGTAGGAATCAATACAAACCGGGTGGCGATGCTGACGTTCCTCATCTCCGGAGGGCTTGCGGCGATAGCCAGCTCTCTGGCTGCGCCAATAAATCTGGTTTTTCCCGGCATGGGACAGCTAGTCATCTTAAAGGCATTTGTCATCATCATTCTCGGCGGTATGGGAAGCATTCCCGGTGCCATCATAGGTGGCTATATTTTAGGATTTAGTGAAAGCCTGGGGGCAACGTATATATCTAACGATTATAAAGATATCATCGCGTTCATCTTGCTGGTAATCATTCTATCAGTAAAACCAACCGGTCTCTTTGCAAAGGGGGGGCACTAG
- a CDS encoding alpha/beta hydrolase, with the protein MSLKPEVKALLEAFANNPVPPLEQLPLEEARKGFEQSAKQMSRAEKLVKTEDRKINGFNGEIDIRIYTPQGTGKSQLPAIVYYHGGGWVIGNIETHDALCHTLSNEAGCKVVSVDYSLAPESKFPVAVEDSYLAAKWVFENAAVLNIDENFIAVAGDSAGGNLAAVVSYLAVERQTPSIAYQMLFYPSTGFEFTPSYEKYGEGYYLTKSTMNWFREQYLNTPADTQNPQAAPLLIPDDVTAQLPPAFIMTAELDPLCDGGAHFAMKLKNAGVETEYVCVPGMLHGFLGMTEFLPDGKKAIKDASKAFKNRSSLKPVE; encoded by the coding sequence ATGTCATTAAAACCAGAAGTGAAGGCATTGCTTGAAGCATTTGCCAATAATCCTGTTCCGCCACTGGAACAGCTGCCATTGGAGGAAGCTAGAAAGGGATTTGAACAATCTGCAAAGCAAATGAGCAGAGCCGAAAAGCTGGTAAAAACGGAAGATCGGAAAATTAATGGATTTAATGGAGAAATAGATATCAGGATTTATACACCTCAAGGAACTGGAAAGTCACAGCTGCCAGCCATTGTTTACTATCATGGAGGAGGCTGGGTGATCGGCAACATCGAAACACATGATGCCCTCTGTCACACATTGTCCAATGAAGCTGGATGTAAAGTAGTTTCAGTGGATTACAGTCTTGCTCCAGAAAGCAAATTCCCGGTTGCAGTAGAAGATTCATATCTAGCTGCAAAATGGGTGTTTGAAAATGCTGCTGTGCTGAATATTGATGAAAACTTTATCGCAGTAGCAGGTGATAGTGCAGGAGGGAATCTCGCAGCAGTTGTCAGCTATCTTGCAGTAGAGAGGCAGACTCCTTCGATTGCTTACCAAATGCTGTTTTACCCGTCTACAGGCTTTGAATTTACTCCATCCTACGAAAAATACGGCGAAGGCTACTATTTAACGAAGTCCACAATGAACTGGTTCCGTGAACAATACCTGAACACACCAGCCGATACACAAAATCCTCAGGCCGCACCGTTGCTAATTCCCGATGACGTCACTGCCCAACTCCCGCCAGCCTTTATTATGACAGCAGAGCTTGATCCTTTATGCGATGGCGGTGCGCATTTTGCCATGAAACTGAAAAATGCCGGAGTAGAGACGGAATACGTGTGCGTCCCTGGAATGCTCCATGGTTTCCTCGGAATGACCGAATTTCTGCCAGACGGCAAAAAAGCAATCAAGGATGCATCAAAAGCTTTCAAGAACAGAAGTTCCCTTAAACCAGTTGAGTAA
- a CDS encoding long-chain fatty acid--CoA ligase yields MPNLHFEHWPKISKSLKLPETSLYENLQVSAARYPDQDAIYYYGNAISYKELDREVNALAGFLHQKLGVAKGERVLLFMQNSPQFVIGFYAISRADAVVVPINPMLTTDELSFYIKDCEINSALVGQELYDKVEPLIGTTPLNNVVVAAYSDYKGNEFSGTVPPEVEAEGKVYDQPGHFHWKESIGAQYEPGEHTTRADDLVVLPYTSGTTGLPKGCMHTNRTVQANTIGAYHWSSSTASAVHLTTLPLFHVTGMVHSMHMPIFSGSTMVLMTRWNREAAVELIQSQGCTHWVAIATMIVDFLANPKLKKEDIATLTSISGGGAALPEAVGEKLYNLTGLRFVEGYGLSETIAQTHFNPPDRPKMQCLGIPSFDVDARVIEPSSGKELGSGEIGEIVVNGPQVMVGYYNREDENRNSFIDIEGKKFFRTGDIGRFDKEGYYFMVDRVKRMINASGYKVWPTEVESYLYKHPAIQQAVVVGIPDPRRGESVKAFVILNEGYDREISEDEIIEWSKQHMAAYKYPREVEFRTQFPMTSSGKILWRKLQEEEREKAEKQVR; encoded by the coding sequence ATGCCTAATCTTCATTTTGAGCATTGGCCGAAAATCTCTAAATCACTGAAATTGCCTGAAACCTCACTCTATGAAAATTTACAAGTCAGTGCAGCTCGTTATCCTGACCAGGACGCAATCTACTATTACGGCAATGCAATTTCCTATAAGGAGCTTGATAGGGAAGTCAACGCCCTTGCAGGCTTCCTTCATCAAAAGCTGGGAGTTGCCAAAGGGGAAAGAGTCCTGTTGTTCATGCAAAATTCACCACAGTTCGTGATTGGATTCTATGCCATTTCAAGAGCTGATGCAGTCGTGGTACCCATCAATCCAATGCTGACTACAGATGAGTTAAGCTTTTATATCAAGGATTGTGAGATAAATTCCGCGCTTGTTGGCCAGGAGCTTTATGACAAGGTTGAGCCACTCATAGGAACGACGCCATTAAATAATGTGGTAGTTGCCGCTTATTCTGATTATAAAGGGAATGAATTCAGCGGAACGGTGCCCCCGGAGGTAGAAGCAGAAGGAAAGGTTTACGATCAGCCAGGACACTTCCACTGGAAGGAATCCATTGGTGCACAGTATGAACCAGGCGAACATACGACCAGAGCAGATGACCTTGTTGTGCTGCCTTATACTTCTGGAACCACTGGGCTGCCCAAAGGCTGTATGCATACGAACCGCACCGTTCAGGCGAATACCATCGGTGCGTACCACTGGTCGAGCTCTACCGCCAGTGCGGTTCATTTAACCACCCTGCCTTTGTTCCATGTTACCGGAATGGTCCACAGCATGCATATGCCGATTTTTTCTGGCAGCACGATGGTCCTGATGACAAGGTGGAACCGCGAGGCAGCAGTTGAACTGATTCAATCACAAGGATGCACGCACTGGGTGGCAATTGCAACAATGATCGTTGACTTCCTTGCAAATCCTAAACTGAAAAAAGAGGACATCGCAACGTTAACCTCGATATCAGGCGGCGGTGCGGCGCTCCCTGAGGCTGTGGGAGAAAAATTATACAACCTTACAGGACTGAGGTTTGTGGAAGGGTATGGACTTTCAGAAACAATTGCCCAGACGCACTTCAATCCGCCTGACAGACCTAAAATGCAGTGCCTTGGCATCCCGTCTTTTGATGTCGATGCAAGGGTTATTGAACCGTCATCCGGAAAAGAACTTGGTTCGGGAGAGATAGGTGAAATCGTCGTCAATGGCCCGCAGGTAATGGTTGGCTATTACAACAGGGAAGATGAAAACAGAAATTCATTCATTGACATAGAAGGCAAAAAGTTTTTCAGGACAGGTGACATAGGCCGTTTCGATAAAGAAGGATACTACTTCATGGTCGACCGTGTCAAAAGAATGATCAATGCCTCCGGTTATAAGGTGTGGCCAACTGAAGTTGAATCCTATCTTTACAAGCATCCGGCCATACAACAGGCGGTGGTGGTTGGTATTCCAGACCCTAGAAGAGGTGAATCCGTAAAGGCCTTCGTGATCCTAAATGAGGGATACGATAGAGAAATAAGTGAAGATGAAATTATCGAATGGTCAAAACAGCATATGGCAGCGTATAAATATCCCCGTGAGGTCGAGTTCAGGACACAGTTCCCAATGACAAGCAGCGGCAAGATATTATGGCGGAAATTACAGGAGGAAGAACGGGAAAAGGCTGAAAAACAGGTGAGATAA